The following are from one region of the Mustela lutreola isolate mMusLut2 chromosome 9, mMusLut2.pri, whole genome shotgun sequence genome:
- the TCF15 gene encoding transcription factor 15 — protein sequence MAFALLRPVGAHVLYPDVRLLSEDEENRSESDASDQSFGCCEGLEAARRGPGPGGGRRASGGGGGGAGPVVVVRQRQAANARERDRTQSVNTAFTALRTLIPTEPVDRKLSKIETLRLASSYIAHLANVLLLGDAADDGQPCFRAAGSAKSAVPAAPDGGRQPRSICTFCLSNQRKGGGRRDLGGSCLKVRGVTPLRVPRR from the exons ATGGCGTTCGCGCTGCTGCGCCCCGTCGGCGCGCACGTGCTGTACCCGGACGTGCGGCTGCTAAGCGAGGACGAGGAGAACCGCAGCGAGAGCGACGCGTCCGACCAGTCGTTTGGCTGCTGCGAGGGGCTGGAGGCGGCGCGGCGCGGCCCGGGCCCcgggggcgggcggcgggcgagcggcggcggcggcggcggcgcgggtcCTGTGGTGGTGGTGCGACAGCGGCAGGCGGCCAACGCGCGGGAGCGGGACCGCACACAGAGCGTGAACACGGCCTTCACAGCGCTGCGCACGCTCATCCCCACCGAGCCGGTGGACCGCAAGCTGTCCAAGATCGAGACGCTACGCCTGGCGTCCAGCTACATCGCGCACCTGGCCAACGTGCTGCTGCTGGGCGACGCTGCCGACGACGGGCAGCCGTGCTTCCGTGCGGCCGGCAGTGCCAAGAGCGCGGTCCCCGCCGCCCCCGACGGCGGCCGCCAGCCGCGCTCCATCTGCACCTTCTGCCTCAGCAACCAGCGCAAAGGG GGCGGCCGTCGTGACCTGGGGGGCAGCTGCTTGAAGGTGAGGGGGGTGACCCCCCTCCGAGTGCCGCGGAGATGA